Proteins from one Enterobacter bugandensis genomic window:
- a CDS encoding YtjB family periplasmic protein, producing MARAKLKFRLHRAVIVLICLALLVALMQGASWFSQNHQRQRNPQFEELARTLARQVTLNVAPLMRNETPDDKRIGQVLRQLTENSRILDAGVYDEKGDLIVRAGEHVDVRDRLALDGKKAGGYFNQQIVEPVQGKNGPLGYLRLTLDTHTLPTEAKQVDNTTNILRLMLLLSLAIGVVLARTLLQGKRTRWQQSPFLLTASRSVPEDEESEKKE from the coding sequence ATGGCTCGCGCAAAACTGAAATTCCGGCTTCATCGCGCCGTGATTGTCCTGATCTGTCTCGCACTGTTAGTCGCATTGATGCAAGGGGCATCGTGGTTTAGCCAGAATCATCAGCGGCAGCGCAACCCGCAGTTTGAAGAGCTGGCCCGTACCCTGGCGCGTCAGGTGACGCTTAACGTTGCGCCCCTGATGCGCAATGAAACGCCGGACGATAAGCGGATAGGCCAGGTCTTGCGTCAGCTCACGGAAAACAGCCGCATTCTGGATGCGGGCGTGTACGATGAAAAAGGCGACCTGATTGTCCGCGCCGGTGAGCACGTCGACGTGCGCGACAGGCTGGCGCTGGACGGCAAAAAAGCCGGAGGCTATTTCAACCAGCAGATTGTCGAACCCGTTCAGGGTAAAAATGGCCCGCTGGGGTATCTGCGCCTGACGCTGGATACCCACACCCTGCCAACAGAAGCTAAGCAGGTGGATAACACCACCAATATTCTGCGCCTGATGCTGTTACTCTCGCTGGCGATTGGCGTCGTGCTGGCGCGCACATTGCTTCAGGGCAAGCGTACCCGCTGGCAGCAGTCGCCGTTCCTGCTGACCGCCAGCAGGTCGGTTCCCGAAGACGAAGAGAGCGAGAAGAAGGAATAG
- the lplA gene encoding lipoate--protein ligase LplA — protein sequence MTTLRLLISDSHDPWFNLAVEECIFRQMPATQRVLFLWRNADTVVIGRAQNPWKECNTRRMEEDNVRLARRSSGGGAVFHDLGNTCFTFMAGKPEYDKTISTSIVLNALNALGVTAEASGRNDLVVKTPEGDRKISGSAYRETMDRGFHHGTLLLNADLSRLANYLNPDKKKLQAKGITSVRGRVANLVELLPGITHEQICDAIREAFFEHYGERVDAEVISPDKTPDLPNFAETFARQSSWEWNFGQAPAFSHLLDERFTWGGVELHFDVEKGHITRTQVFTDSLNPAPLEALAARLQGCLYRADMLQQECDALMGDFPEQEQELRDLSAWIAQAVR from the coding sequence ATGACGACGTTACGCCTGCTTATCTCTGACTCTCACGATCCCTGGTTTAATCTCGCGGTTGAAGAGTGCATCTTCCGCCAGATGCCCGCCACCCAGCGCGTCCTGTTTCTCTGGCGTAACGCCGATACGGTGGTCATCGGCCGCGCGCAAAACCCGTGGAAAGAGTGCAACACCCGGCGTATGGAAGAGGACAACGTCCGTCTCGCACGCAGGAGCAGCGGCGGCGGCGCGGTGTTTCACGATCTGGGCAATACCTGTTTTACCTTTATGGCGGGAAAACCGGAATACGACAAAACTATCTCTACGTCTATTGTGCTCAATGCGCTCAATGCGCTCGGCGTGACGGCTGAAGCCTCGGGGCGGAACGATCTCGTGGTCAAAACGCCCGAGGGCGACCGCAAGATCTCCGGCTCCGCCTACCGCGAAACGATGGATCGCGGGTTCCACCACGGCACCCTGCTGCTGAACGCCGACCTGAGCCGTCTGGCGAACTACCTTAATCCTGATAAGAAAAAGCTCCAGGCTAAGGGCATTACCTCCGTGCGCGGACGCGTGGCGAATCTGGTGGAGCTGCTGCCGGGGATTACGCACGAGCAGATTTGCGACGCGATCCGTGAAGCGTTCTTTGAACATTACGGCGAGCGCGTGGATGCGGAAGTGATTTCACCGGATAAGACCCCGGATCTGCCCAACTTCGCCGAAACATTTGCACGCCAGAGCAGCTGGGAATGGAACTTCGGCCAGGCACCGGCGTTTTCACACCTGCTGGACGAACGTTTTACCTGGGGCGGCGTGGAGCTGCACTTTGACGTGGAGAAAGGCCACATTACCCGCACGCAGGTGTTTACGGACAGCCTCAACCCGGCACCGCTGGAAGCGCTGGCGGCCCGCTTGCAGGGCTGTTTGTATCGGGCGGATATGCTGCAGCAGGAGTGCGACGCGTTAATGGGGGATTTCCCGGAGCAGGAACAAGAGTTGCGGGACTTATCGGCATGGATTGCGCAGGCAGTACGCTAG
- the deoD gene encoding purine-nucleoside phosphorylase: MATPHINAEMGDFADVVLMPGDPLRAKHIAETFLEDVREVNNVRGMLGFTGTYKGRKISVMGHGMGIPSCSIYTKELITDFGVKKIIRVGSCGAVRMDVKLRDVVIGMGACTDSKVNRIRFKDHDFAAIADFDMVRNAVDAAKALGVDARVGNLFSADLFYSPEGDMFDVMEKYGILGVEMEAAGIYGVAAEFGAKALTICTVSDHIRTHEQTTAAERQTTFNDMIKIALESVLLGDKE, translated from the coding sequence ATGGCAACTCCTCACATTAATGCAGAAATGGGTGATTTCGCTGACGTCGTATTGATGCCGGGCGACCCGCTGCGCGCGAAGCACATTGCAGAAACTTTCCTCGAAGACGTGCGTGAAGTGAACAACGTTCGCGGCATGCTGGGCTTCACCGGTACCTATAAAGGCCGCAAAATCTCCGTTATGGGCCACGGCATGGGTATCCCATCCTGCTCCATCTACACCAAAGAGCTGATTACCGATTTCGGCGTGAAGAAAATCATCCGCGTAGGCTCCTGCGGTGCGGTGCGTATGGACGTTAAGCTGCGTGACGTGGTGATCGGCATGGGCGCGTGTACCGACTCTAAAGTTAACCGCATCCGCTTTAAGGATCATGACTTTGCGGCAATCGCTGACTTTGACATGGTGCGTAACGCGGTTGACGCGGCAAAAGCGCTGGGCGTTGACGCGCGCGTGGGCAACCTGTTCTCTGCCGATCTGTTCTACTCGCCAGAAGGCGACATGTTCGACGTGATGGAAAAATACGGCATCCTGGGCGTGGAAATGGAAGCGGCGGGTATCTACGGCGTGGCGGCTGAGTTTGGTGCGAAAGCGCTGACCATCTGCACCGTGTCTGACCACATCCGTACCCACGAGCAGACCACCGCTGCCGAGCGTCAGACCACCTTCAATGACATGATCAAAATCGCGCTGGAATCCGTTCTGCTGGGCGATAAAGAGTAA
- a CDS encoding patatin-like phospholipase family protein, protein MGQRIPVTLGNIAPLTLKPFSAGQLALVCEGGGQRGIFTAGVLDEFMRAQFNPFDLYFGTSAGAQNLSAYVCNQPGYARKVIMRFTTAKEFFNPVRFVRGGNLIDLDWLLESTSSQMPLAMDTAARLFDSGKEFWMCASRGDDYSPGYFSPQKENWLDIIRASSAIPGFYRTGALLDGISYLDGGISDAVPVQEAARRGAKTIVVIRTVPSQMYYTPQWFKRMERWLGDSSLQPLVNIAKQHETTYGAMQRFIEKPPGKLRIFEIYPPKPLLSMALGSRLPALRMDYKTGRLCGRYFLATVGKMLAEQPPLHRHKRIITPPAIVANDALTMPLVDIPQANDALLDNEDLA, encoded by the coding sequence GTGGGGCAACGAATTCCCGTTACGCTCGGCAATATTGCGCCGCTGACGTTAAAACCGTTTAGTGCGGGTCAACTCGCACTTGTCTGCGAGGGGGGAGGACAGCGCGGCATTTTCACCGCTGGCGTGCTGGATGAATTTATGCGCGCGCAGTTCAACCCGTTTGACCTCTACTTCGGCACGTCCGCCGGGGCGCAGAATCTCTCTGCGTATGTCTGTAACCAGCCCGGCTACGCGCGAAAAGTGATCATGCGCTTCACCACGGCGAAAGAATTTTTTAACCCGGTGCGCTTCGTGCGCGGCGGCAACCTGATCGATCTCGACTGGCTGCTGGAGTCGACCTCCAGCCAGATGCCGCTGGCCATGGATACCGCTGCCCGCCTGTTTGATAGCGGCAAAGAATTCTGGATGTGCGCCAGCCGGGGGGATGACTATTCGCCGGGCTATTTCTCACCGCAGAAGGAGAACTGGCTCGACATCATCCGCGCCTCCAGCGCCATTCCCGGTTTTTATCGTACCGGCGCGTTGCTGGACGGCATCAGCTATCTGGACGGCGGCATCAGCGACGCGGTGCCGGTGCAGGAAGCCGCGCGACGCGGGGCGAAAACTATCGTGGTGATCCGTACCGTTCCATCGCAAATGTATTACACCCCCCAGTGGTTTAAGCGGATGGAGCGCTGGCTGGGCGACAGCAGCCTGCAGCCGCTGGTGAACATCGCGAAGCAGCATGAAACCACCTACGGCGCGATGCAGCGCTTTATTGAAAAACCCCCGGGCAAGCTGCGCATCTTTGAAATTTATCCGCCTAAGCCGCTGCTGAGCATGGCGTTGGGCAGCCGGTTGCCTGCGTTGCGTATGGATTACAAAACGGGGCGGCTGTGCGGGCGTTACTTCCTGGCGACCGTCGGGAAAATGCTGGCCGAGCAACCGCCTCTGCATCGGCATAAACGCATTATTACGCCACCTGCAATTGTCGCCAATGACGCCCTGACCATGCCGCTGGTGGACATTCCGCAGGCGAATGACGCTTTACTGGATAACGAGGATCTGGCGTGA
- the deoA gene encoding thymidine phosphorylase gives MFLAQEIIRKKRDGLALSDEEIRFFINGIRDNTVSEGQIAALAMTIFFHDMSMPERVSLTMAMRDSGTVLDWKSLNLNGPIVDKHSTGGVGDVTSLMLGPMVAACGGYVPMISGRGLGHTGGTLDKLEAIPGFDIFPDDNRFRDIIKDVGVAIIGQTSSLAPADKRFYATRDITATVDSIPLITASILAKKLAEGLDALVMDVKVGSGAFMPTYELSAQLAEAIVGVSNGAGVRTTALLTDMNQVLASSAGNAVEVREAVQFLTGEYRNPRLFDVTMALCVEMLISGKLAKDDAEARAKLQAVLDNGKAAEIFGRMVAAQKGPTDFVENYAKYLPTAMLSKAVYADGEGFVSAMDTRALGMAVVSMGGGRRQASDTIDYSVGFTDMARLGDSVDGQRPLAVIHAKDEASWQDAAKAVKAAISLDDKAPETTPTVYRRITE, from the coding sequence GTGTTTCTCGCACAAGAAATTATTCGTAAAAAACGTGATGGTCTTGCTTTAAGCGACGAAGAAATTCGCTTCTTCATCAACGGCATTCGTGACAACACCGTCTCAGAAGGGCAGATTGCGGCTCTGGCGATGACCATTTTCTTCCACGATATGTCGATGCCTGAGCGCGTGTCGCTGACCATGGCGATGCGAGATTCAGGAACCGTTCTGGACTGGAAAAGCCTCAACCTTAACGGCCCGATTGTGGACAAACACTCCACCGGCGGCGTGGGTGATGTGACTTCGCTGATGCTCGGCCCTATGGTGGCAGCCTGCGGCGGTTACGTTCCCATGATCTCCGGGCGCGGCCTGGGCCACACCGGCGGTACGCTCGACAAACTGGAAGCCATTCCGGGCTTCGATATCTTCCCGGATGACAATCGCTTCCGCGATATTATTAAAGACGTTGGCGTGGCGATTATCGGCCAGACCAGCTCTCTTGCTCCGGCAGACAAGCGTTTTTACGCGACGCGTGATATTACCGCCACCGTAGACTCCATCCCGCTGATCACCGCCTCTATCCTCGCCAAAAAACTGGCGGAAGGGCTGGACGCGCTGGTGATGGACGTGAAGGTGGGCAGCGGCGCGTTTATGCCGACCTATGAACTCTCTGCTCAGCTTGCCGAAGCGATCGTTGGCGTCTCCAACGGCGCGGGCGTGCGCACCACCGCGCTGCTGACCGACATGAACCAGGTGCTGGCCTCCAGCGCCGGTAACGCGGTTGAAGTCCGCGAAGCCGTGCAGTTCCTCACAGGTGAATACCGTAACCCGCGCCTGTTCGATGTCACCATGGCGCTGTGCGTGGAGATGCTGATTTCCGGCAAGCTGGCCAAAGACGACGCGGAAGCCCGCGCGAAGCTTCAGGCGGTGCTGGACAACGGCAAAGCGGCGGAGATCTTTGGCCGCATGGTGGCGGCGCAAAAAGGCCCGACCGATTTCGTCGAAAACTACGCGAAATACCTGCCAACCGCGATGCTCAGCAAAGCTGTTTATGCGGATGGCGAAGGTTTTGTCTCCGCCATGGACACCCGCGCGCTTGGCATGGCTGTTGTATCTATGGGTGGCGGTCGTCGTCAGGCATCGGACACTATTGATTACAGCGTCGGCTTTACCGACATGGCCCGTCTGGGCGACAGCGTTGACGGCCAACGTCCGCTGGCAGTGATCCACGCGAAAGACGAAGCCAGCTGGCAGGACGCGGCGAAAGCGGTGAAAGCGGCAATATCTCTTGACGATAAAGCACCGGAAACCACACCGACGGTCTATCGTCGTATCACTGAATAG
- the deoB gene encoding phosphopentomutase — MKRAFIMVLDSFGIGATEDAERFGDVGSDTMGHIAEACAKGEADNGRKGPLTLPNLTRLGLVKAHEGSTGKIAAGMDGNAEVVGAYAWAHELSSGKDTPSGHWEIAGVPVLFDWGYFSDHENSFPQELLDKLVKRANLPGYLGNCHSSGTVILDQLGEEHMKTGKPIFYTSADSVFQIACHEETFGLDKLYELCEIAREELTEGGYNIGRVIARPFIGDKAGNFQRTGNRHDLAVEPPAPTVLQKLVDEKGGHVVSVGKIADIYANCGITKKVKATGLDALFDATIKEMKEAGDKTIVFTNFVDFDSSWGHRRDVAGYAAGLELFDRRLPELMELVGEDDILILTADHGCDPTWTGTDHTREHIPVLVYGPKVKPGSLGHRETFADIGQTLAKYFGTSDMEYGKAMF, encoded by the coding sequence ATGAAACGTGCATTTATTATGGTGCTGGACTCATTCGGCATCGGCGCAACCGAAGATGCAGAACGTTTTGGTGACGTGGGTTCCGATACCATGGGTCACATCGCGGAAGCCTGTGCAAAAGGCGAAGCGGACAACGGTCGTAAAGGCCCTCTGACTCTACCTAATCTGACCCGCCTCGGGCTGGTAAAAGCGCATGAAGGCTCTACCGGTAAAATCGCAGCCGGTATGGACGGCAACGCGGAAGTGGTGGGCGCCTACGCCTGGGCGCACGAGCTCTCTTCCGGGAAAGATACCCCTTCCGGTCACTGGGAAATCGCCGGTGTGCCGGTGCTGTTTGACTGGGGCTACTTCTCCGATCACGAGAACAGCTTCCCGCAGGAGCTGCTCGATAAGCTGGTGAAGCGTGCCAACCTGCCGGGCTACCTCGGTAACTGCCACTCTTCCGGCACCGTGATTCTGGATCAGCTCGGCGAAGAGCACATGAAAACCGGCAAGCCGATTTTCTACACCTCTGCTGACTCCGTGTTCCAGATTGCCTGCCACGAAGAGACGTTTGGCCTGGATAAACTCTACGAACTGTGCGAAATCGCCCGTGAAGAGCTGACCGAAGGCGGCTACAACATTGGCCGCGTAATCGCGCGTCCGTTTATCGGCGACAAAGCGGGTAACTTCCAGCGTACCGGTAACCGTCATGACCTGGCCGTTGAGCCACCGGCACCTACCGTGCTGCAAAAGCTCGTCGACGAGAAGGGCGGTCACGTGGTGTCCGTGGGCAAAATAGCGGATATCTACGCCAACTGCGGTATCACCAAAAAAGTAAAAGCGACCGGTCTGGATGCGCTGTTCGATGCCACTATCAAAGAGATGAAAGAAGCGGGCGATAAGACCATTGTCTTCACCAACTTCGTGGACTTCGACTCCTCCTGGGGCCACCGTCGCGATGTAGCCGGTTATGCTGCGGGCCTGGAACTGTTTGACCGCCGTCTGCCGGAGCTGATGGAGCTGGTGGGGGAAGATGACATTCTGATCCTGACCGCAGACCACGGCTGTGACCCAACCTGGACCGGTACCGACCACACCCGTGAGCACATTCCGGTACTGGTGTACGGCCCGAAAGTGAAGCCAGGCTCGCTCGGTCACCGTGAAACCTTCGCGGACATCGGCCAGACCCTGGCGAAATACTTTGGTACGTCTGACATGGAATATGGCAAGGCCATGTTCTAA
- the deoC gene encoding deoxyribose-phosphate aldolase, with protein MTDLTASSLRALKLMDLTTLNDDDTNEKVIALCHQAKTPVGNTAAVCIYPRFIPIARKTLKEQGTPDVRIATVTNFPHGNDDIEIALAETRAAIAYGADEVDVVFPYRALIAGNEQVGFDLVKACKDACAAANVLLKVIIETGELKEEALIRKASEISIKAGADFIKTSTGKVAVNATPESARIMMEVIRDMGVSKTVGFKPAGGVRTAEDAQQFLAIADELFGAEWADSRHYRFGASSLLASLLKALGHGDGKSASSY; from the coding sequence ATGACCGATTTAACTGCAAGCAGCCTGCGCGCGTTGAAGCTGATGGACCTGACCACCCTGAACGATGACGACACCAATGAAAAAGTCATCGCCCTGTGCCATCAGGCAAAAACGCCAGTGGGTAACACCGCCGCCGTCTGTATCTACCCGCGCTTTATCCCGATTGCCCGCAAAACGCTGAAAGAGCAGGGCACGCCGGACGTGCGCATTGCAACCGTGACTAACTTCCCGCACGGCAATGACGACATTGAGATTGCGCTGGCGGAAACCCGCGCGGCAATTGCCTACGGCGCAGACGAAGTTGACGTGGTGTTCCCGTACCGCGCGCTGATTGCCGGCAACGAGCAGGTCGGTTTTGACCTGGTGAAAGCCTGTAAAGACGCGTGTGCGGCGGCAAACGTGCTGCTCAAAGTGATCATCGAAACCGGCGAGCTGAAAGAAGAGGCGCTGATTCGTAAGGCTTCAGAAATCTCCATCAAAGCCGGTGCGGATTTCATTAAAACCTCTACCGGTAAAGTGGCGGTCAATGCGACCCCGGAAAGCGCGCGCATCATGATGGAAGTTATCCGCGATATGGGCGTGTCCAAAACCGTTGGCTTCAAGCCTGCGGGCGGCGTACGTACCGCGGAAGACGCGCAGCAGTTCCTGGCGATTGCCGACGAACTGTTTGGCGCTGAGTGGGCTGACTCCCGCCACTACCGCTTCGGCGCGTCCAGCCTGCTGGCCAGCCTGCTGAAGGCGCTGGGTCACGGCGACGGTAAGAGCGCAAGCAGCTACTGA
- a CDS encoding YjjI family glycine radical enzyme, whose translation MPDALQQRCQHIVTSPLLTPEQKRHFLALEAENYLPYPTLSPAARAALDEGFICDMYEGHAPYKPRYVLPDYEKFLANGSEWLELEGAKDLDDALSLLTILYHHVPSVTSMPVYLGQLDALLNPYVRILTQEEIDSRIKRFWRYLDRTLPDAFMHANIGPADGPVTRAILRADAELKQVAPNLTFIYDPEITPDDLLLEVAKNICECSKPHISNGPVNDKIFTKGRFGVVSCYNSLPLAGGGSTLVRLNLKTIAEHSTSIDDFFTRTLPHYCQQQIAIIDARCDFLYGQSGFFENSFLVKEGLIDADRFVPMFGMYGLAEAVNVLCEKAGMAGRYGKDEQANALGYRISEQLAAFVENTPVKHGWKHRAMLHAQSGISSDSGTTPGARLPYGDEPDPVSHLLAVAPHHKHYHSGISDILTLDETVKRNPQAVVQLCLGAFRAGMREFTANVAGNDLVRVTGYMVRLSDLEKYREAGSRTNTTWLGEEAARNTRILERQPRVISHEQQMRFS comes from the coding sequence ATGCCCGACGCCCTGCAACAACGTTGCCAGCACATTGTGACAAGCCCGCTGTTAACCCCGGAGCAAAAACGTCATTTTCTGGCGCTGGAAGCGGAAAATTATCTGCCCTACCCGACGCTATCTCCGGCCGCCCGCGCCGCGCTGGACGAGGGGTTTATCTGCGACATGTACGAAGGCCATGCGCCCTACAAACCGCGCTACGTGCTGCCGGATTATGAAAAATTCCTGGCTAACGGTTCGGAATGGCTGGAGCTGGAAGGCGCGAAAGATCTTGATGACGCCCTCTCTCTGTTAACTATTCTCTATCACCATGTTCCTTCAGTGACATCAATGCCGGTCTATCTGGGGCAGCTTGATGCGCTACTGAATCCGTATGTTAGAATTCTAACACAAGAAGAAATCGATAGCCGAATAAAACGTTTCTGGCGCTATCTCGACAGAACGCTGCCCGATGCGTTTATGCACGCCAACATCGGGCCCGCCGACGGCCCTGTCACCCGTGCCATTCTGCGTGCAGATGCTGAACTGAAGCAGGTTGCGCCCAATCTGACCTTTATCTACGATCCTGAGATCACCCCAGACGATTTACTGCTTGAGGTGGCAAAAAACATTTGTGAATGCAGCAAACCGCATATTTCAAACGGCCCAGTGAATGATAAAATTTTCACAAAAGGCCGTTTTGGCGTGGTGAGCTGTTACAACTCTCTGCCGCTGGCGGGCGGTGGCAGCACCCTGGTGCGCCTTAACCTCAAGACAATCGCCGAACACAGCACATCCATTGACGACTTCTTCACCCGCACGCTACCGCACTACTGCCAGCAGCAAATCGCCATCATCGATGCGCGCTGCGATTTTCTGTACGGGCAATCCGGCTTCTTTGAGAATAGCTTCCTGGTGAAAGAGGGGCTGATTGATGCCGATCGGTTTGTGCCGATGTTTGGCATGTACGGTCTTGCCGAAGCGGTGAACGTACTGTGTGAGAAAGCAGGCATGGCGGGGCGTTACGGGAAAGACGAGCAGGCCAACGCGCTGGGTTATCGCATCAGCGAACAGCTTGCGGCGTTTGTTGAAAATACGCCGGTGAAGCACGGCTGGAAGCATCGCGCGATGCTGCACGCCCAGTCAGGCATCAGCTCCGATTCGGGCACCACGCCGGGGGCGCGTCTGCCGTACGGTGACGAGCCGGATCCTGTCAGTCATCTGCTGGCCGTAGCGCCGCACCATAAACACTATCATTCCGGGATCAGCGATATTTTAACGCTGGATGAGACGGTAAAACGCAATCCGCAGGCGGTGGTTCAGCTTTGCCTGGGGGCGTTCAGGGCCGGTATGCGTGAGTTCACCGCGAATGTGGCCGGTAACGATCTGGTACGCGTGACCGGCTATATGGTTCGCTTGTCGGATCTGGAGAAATACCGGGAAGCGGGTTCAAGAACGAACACCACGTGGCTGGGGGAAGAGGCCGCACGCAATACCCGTATTCTGGAACGTCAGCCGCGCGTGATAAGCCATGAACAGCAGATGCGCTTTAGTTAG
- a CDS encoding TatD family hydrolase, whose translation MTHRFVDTHCHFDFPPFTGNEALSIAKAAEAGVQAIIVPSVEAAYFTRVLELSARYSALYAALGLHPIVIERHRDEHLEELDRVLQRAGEKLVAIGEIGLDLYREDPQFERQQTILDAQLRLAKRHDLPVILHSRRTHDKLAMHLKRIDLPRRGVVHGFSGSLQQAQRFIELGYKIGVGGTITYPRASKTRDVMAQLPLSALLLETDAPDMPLNGFQGQPNRPEQAARVFDVLCELRQEPEEVIASALLENTRAVFGITL comes from the coding sequence GTGACGCACCGCTTTGTTGATACCCACTGCCACTTTGATTTCCCGCCGTTTACGGGGAATGAAGCGCTAAGCATTGCGAAAGCTGCCGAAGCCGGCGTGCAGGCCATCATTGTGCCGTCGGTTGAAGCCGCCTATTTTACCCGCGTGCTGGAGCTTTCCGCGCGATACTCCGCGCTTTATGCCGCGCTCGGCCTGCATCCGATTGTGATTGAGCGCCATCGTGATGAGCATCTTGAAGAGCTGGATCGGGTGCTGCAACGTGCAGGAGAGAAACTTGTCGCCATCGGCGAGATCGGCCTCGATCTCTATCGCGAAGATCCGCAGTTTGAACGCCAGCAGACGATCCTCGACGCGCAGCTTCGGCTGGCAAAACGTCACGATCTGCCGGTGATCCTCCACTCCCGACGCACTCATGACAAACTGGCGATGCACCTGAAGCGCATCGACCTGCCGCGACGAGGCGTAGTGCATGGTTTTTCCGGCAGCCTGCAGCAGGCGCAGCGTTTTATTGAACTGGGCTATAAAATTGGCGTCGGTGGCACCATCACCTATCCGCGCGCCAGTAAAACTCGTGACGTAATGGCGCAGCTGCCTCTCTCTGCGCTGTTACTGGAAACGGATGCCCCCGATATGCCGCTGAATGGTTTTCAGGGGCAGCCGAATCGCCCGGAACAGGCGGCGCGGGTATTTGACGTGCTGTGCGAACTACGTCAGGAACCTGAAGAGGTCATTGCCAGCGCGCTGCTCGAAAATACCCGTGCGGTTTTTGGTATCACGCTATAG
- a CDS encoding YjjW family glycine radical enzyme activase: protein MNSRCALVSQVIPFSCVDGPGSRLALFLQGCNLRCKTCHNPWTIGRCNDCGDCVPHCPHDALTIQAGRVWWQESHCQQCDTCLRLCQQQATPMAHRLSVDEILVQVRKSAPFIEGITVSGGEATTQLPFLIALFTAIKTDPELHHLTCLVDSNGLLSETGWQKLLPVLDGAMLDLKAWGNEHHRFLTGRENPQIKESIRWLADRHRLTELRLLVIPEQCDYLEHIKPLIAFIHGLGNVPVRINAFHTHGVYGDAASWRSATQEDIEPLARALEKQKITVIRPALYL, encoded by the coding sequence ATGAACAGCAGATGCGCTTTAGTTAGTCAGGTCATCCCCTTCTCCTGCGTGGACGGGCCGGGCAGCCGCCTGGCGCTGTTCCTGCAGGGCTGCAACCTGCGCTGCAAAACCTGCCACAACCCGTGGACCATCGGGCGCTGCAACGACTGCGGGGACTGCGTGCCCCACTGCCCGCACGACGCGCTGACCATTCAGGCCGGACGCGTCTGGTGGCAGGAGAGTCACTGCCAGCAGTGCGACACCTGCCTGCGCCTGTGCCAGCAGCAGGCCACGCCCATGGCGCACCGCCTGAGCGTCGACGAGATCCTCGTTCAGGTCCGTAAATCCGCGCCCTTTATCGAAGGGATCACCGTGAGCGGCGGCGAAGCCACAACCCAACTGCCGTTTTTGATCGCCCTGTTTACCGCGATCAAAACCGATCCTGAGCTACATCATTTAACCTGCCTGGTAGACAGCAACGGTCTGCTAAGCGAAACCGGCTGGCAAAAACTGCTGCCGGTGCTGGATGGCGCAATGCTGGATCTCAAAGCGTGGGGGAATGAACATCACCGCTTCCTGACCGGACGCGAAAACCCGCAGATTAAGGAGAGCATTCGCTGGCTGGCAGACCGTCACCGTTTGACGGAGCTCCGCTTGCTGGTCATCCCGGAACAGTGTGATTATCTGGAACATATCAAACCGTTGATCGCGTTCATCCACGGGCTGGGGAATGTTCCGGTGCGTATTAACGCGTTTCATACACACGGAGTTTACGGCGATGCGGCGTCATGGCGTAGCGCCACGCAGGAGGATATTGAACCGCTGGCGCGGGCGCTGGAAAAACAGAAGATAACGGTGATTCGTCCGGCGCTTTATCTATAG